A window of the Gossypium hirsutum isolate 1008001.06 chromosome A03, Gossypium_hirsutum_v2.1, whole genome shotgun sequence genome harbors these coding sequences:
- the LOC107944894 gene encoding GTP-binding protein YPTM2: MNAEYDYLFKLLLIGDSGVGKSCLLLRFADDSYLESYISTIGVDFKIRTVEQDGKTLKLQIWDTAGQERFRTITSSYYRGAHGIIIVYDVTDQASFNNVKQWLNEIDRYASGNVNKLLVGNKCDLTAKKVVSYETAKAFADDLGIPFMETSAKNATNVEQAFMAMAGDIKNRMASQPALNNARPPMVQIRGQPVNQKTGCCSS; encoded by the exons ATGAATGCTGAATA TGACTATTTATTCAAGCTTTTGCTGATTGGAGACTCTGGAGTTGGCAAATCATGTCTTCTTCTGAGGTTTGCT GATGATTCATATCTGGAGAGTTATATAAGCACAATTGGCGTGGACTTT AAAATACGCACGGTGGAGCAAGATGGGAAAACTCTAAAACTTCAAATT TGGGATACTGCAGGGCAAGAACGGTTTCGAACAATCACTAGCAGCTACTACCGAGGGGCACATGGCATTATA ATAGTTTATGATGTTACCGACCAAGCGAGCTTCAACAATGTGAAGCAATGGTTGAATGAAATCGATCGCTATGCAAGTGGGAACGTGAACAAGCTTCTGGTGGGAAACAAGTGTGATCTTACTGCTAAAAAAGTGGTTTCTTATGAAACAGCCAAG GCCTTTGCAGATGACCTTGGCATTCCATTTATGGAGACTAGtgcaaaaaatgccactaatgtTGAGCAAGCTTTTATGGCCATGGCTGGTGATATTAAGAACAG GATGGCAAGTCAGCCGGCGTTAAACAATGCGAGGCCGCCAATGGTGCAGATACGAGGACAACCTGTTAACCAGAAGACTGGTTGCTGCTCTTCCTAG
- the LOC107947689 gene encoding stellacyanin, translated as MAKLILLCLLAIFCFALTSHAATYVVGDTSGWDISTDIDSWATNKTFNVGDVLLFQYSSSHSVSEVNKESFETCNTTNSLTTFSNGNTTVTLSNAGKRYFVCGNKLHCLGGMKLQVNVLEDDKKSVTVGAPEAQPQPQATIPKPSSKTNNPSSTATPSSDGFINGGIGSLIIAFLFMVSTMFGLFQI; from the exons ATGGCTAAGCTGATTCTGCTTTGTCTTCTTGCTATTTTCTGCTTTGCATTAACAAGTCATGCAGCAACATATGTTGTTGGAGACACTTCTGGTTGGGACATAAGCACAGATATTGATTCATGGGCTACTAACAAGACATTCAATGTTGGTGATGTTCTAC TGTTCCAATACTCATCATCTCACAGTGTAAGCGAAGTTAATAAAGAAAGTTTCGAAACTTGCAATACAACAAATAGTTTGACAACTTTTTCTAATGGGAACACAACTGTAACACTTTCAAATGCTGGAAAGAGGTATTTTGTTTGTGGCAACAAGTTGCATTGTCTTGGAGGGATGAAGCTTCAAGTAAATGTACTAGAAGATGATAAAAAATCCGTAACCGTTGGTGCTCCCGAAGCTCAACCGCAACCTCAAGCTACGATTCCGAAGCCTTCTTCGAAGACCAACAATCCTTCTTCAACTGCTACTCCCAGTTCGGATGGGTTTATCAATGGTGGAATTGGATCTCTCATAATAGCATTCCTTTTTATGGTCTCTACAATGTTTGGTCTATTCCAGATTTGA